The proteins below come from a single Solea senegalensis isolate Sse05_10M linkage group LG2, IFAPA_SoseM_1, whole genome shotgun sequence genomic window:
- the LOC122765480 gene encoding protein-tyrosine kinase 2-beta-like — translation MELKQDLKPDRSSSIPSLFFSGGADPPPKPSRLQGNTLPRVSHMQAAEKDCRPEWEKVQSQVEDTLQRQRKEMMLDKQWLEQEERQLDPVTNSQIKPPEKSPENGPPEKPPMPPPVTQPRPTAELDRSGDQVYTGVMVMVQQVVHLKNDVSTLSASEYPSAVKAVGVTLRNLIQSVDEILPSLHCSVTTEIEGTKKLLNKDLGELINKMRLAQQNSVTSLKEECQRQMLAAAHALALDSKNLLDAVDQARIRANLAKPRPDSQVAEDSGE, via the exons ATGGAGCTGAAGCAGGATCTGAAACCAGACAGGTCCAGCTCCATCCCATCGTTATTCTTCTCCGGCGGCGCAGATCCCCCACCCAAG CCATCCAGATTACAAGGCAACACTCTTCCCCGGGTTTCACACATGCAG gcagcAGAGAAGGACTGCCGGCCAGAGTGGGAGAAAGTACAATCACAAGTGGAGGACACgttacaaagacaaagaaaagagatgaTGCTGGATAAACAGTGGCTGGAGCAGGAGGAAAGACAACTG GATCCTGTCACAAATTCACAAatcaag CCACCTGAAAAAAGCCCAGAAAATG GGCCTCCGGAGAAGCCACCAATGCCTCCTCCAGTCACACAG CCTCGCCCCACAGCTGAGCTGGACCGGTCAGGGGATCAGGTTTACACTGGGGTCATGGTGATGGTGCAACAGGTGGTCCATCTGAAGAATGATGTCAGCACTCTGTCCGCCTCTGAGTATCCCAGTGCTGTCAAA GCAGTGGGTGTCACACTCCGTAACCTGATACAGAGTGTTGATGAGATCCTGCCATCTTTACACTGCTCTGTCACCACAGAG ATTGAAGGCACTAAGAAGCTGCTAAACAAGGACTTAGGGGAGCTGATCAACAAGATGCGACTGGCTCAGCAGAACTCAGTCACGTCACTGAAGGAGGAGTGCCAGCGACAGATGTTGGCAGCTGCTCACGCTCTGGCTCTAGACTCCAAAAACCTGCTGGACGCTGTGGACCAGGCTCGCATCAGGGCTAACCTGGCCAAACCGAGACCGGACTCCCAAGTGGCAGAAGATTCTGGGGAATGA